From Pagrus major chromosome 18, Pma_NU_1.0, a single genomic window includes:
- the fgl1 gene encoding fibrinogen-like protein 1 produces the protein MGGQLLLLTGLMVLTACSQSVCASDSCREEVARLREQEMLLKGQLQKQEVLLHRLQLLNQPGNKDAGVSDQSQDTQYTDCSQLFSSGCKSSGFYKIKPHGSPAPVRVYCDMSDGGGWIVIQRRIDGAEKFNRSWAEYKDGFGDMDAELGEFWLGNDNLHYITTQGNYSLRINLEDFDGNQRYAEYKNFQLANEEDHYRLTFGSYVGTAGDALSGSYQVGVSGWASHQGIKFSTYDQDNDNYGGNCAQEDNGGWWFNKCHSAHLNGKYYPNGHYSASTDDGVVWYPWRGWWYSLKTSVMKLRPVDFKIDPIDDPNAVHRTPPS, from the exons atgggaggccagctgctgctgctcacaggACTGATGGTCCTCACAGCTTGTTCTCAATCTGTTTGT GCGTCAGACAGTTGCCGTGAGGAGGTGGCTCGTCTGCGGGAACAGGAGATGCTTCTGAAGGGCCAGCTTCAGAAACAAGAAGTCCTCCTACACAGATTACAACTGCTGAACCAACCTGGCAACAAGGACGCAGGCGTATCTGACCAGAGCCAGGACACCCAGTACACAG actgcTCCCAGCTATTCAGTTCTGGCTGCAAATCCAGTGGTTTCTACAAAATCAAACCCCACGGCAGCCCTGCTCCAGTCAGAGTCTACTGTGACATGAGTGATGGAGGAGGTTGGATCGTCATTCAGAGACGGATCGATGGAGCAGAGAAGTTTAACAG GTCGTGGGCAGAGTATAAGGATGGTTTTGGAGACATGGATGCAGAATTAGGAGAGTTTTGGCTTGGAAACGACAACCTGCATTACATCACTACACAAG GGAATTATTCACTGAGGATTAACCTGGAAGACTTTGATGGTAACCAGCGCTATGCTGAGTACAAGAACTTCCAATTGGCCAATGAAGAG GATCACTACAGACTTACCTTTGGATCGTATGTAGGCACAGCTGGAGATGCTCTGTCTGGAAGTTATCAGGTTGGTGTGTCAGGGTGGGCCAGTCACCAGGGCATCAAATTTAGCACCTACGACCAGGACAACGATAACTATGGAGGAAACTGCGCCCAGGAAGACAACGGAGGCTGGTGGTTCAACAA GTGTCACTCGGCCCATCTCAACGGCAAGTACTACCCCAATGGGCACTACAGCGCGTCGACAGATGATGGCGTAGTTTGGTACCCTTGGAGAGGCTGGTGGTACTCCCTGAAGACCAGCGTCATGAAGCTGCGGCCCGTCGACTTCAAAATCGACCCTATTGACGACCCCAATGCTGTTCACCGCACACCACCTTCCTAG